A single region of the Salvia miltiorrhiza cultivar Shanhuang (shh) chromosome 8, IMPLAD_Smil_shh, whole genome shotgun sequence genome encodes:
- the LOC130997844 gene encoding uncharacterized protein LOC130997844 yields MAVADGRRDDDEDGAALFEEEGVDFADDIDHFDTPIHLRPLVSAAESGDLDALRQALDAFDGNIDEIVEDGDTVLHLTCLYGHLNCVQFLLERGANLEAKDEDGAIPLHDACAGGYLEIAQLLLSSANDPDRVKRMLETIDMEGDTPLHHAARGEYANVVRLLLAYGASPSTTNLYGKTPAELVDAGTETRSILEEATGALLGH; encoded by the exons ATGGCGGTGGCTGACGGACGACGCGACGACGACGAAGACGGCGCCGCTCTCTTCGAGGAAGAAGGCGTGGACTTCGCCGACGACATCGATCATTTCGATACACCTATTCATCTCCGTCCCCTCGTTTCCGCTGCCGAGTCTGGCGACCTCGACGCTCTCCGCCAAGCCCTAG ATGCTTTTGATGGTAACATTGATGAAATAGTGGAAGATGGTGATACTGTGCTTCATCTCACATGTCTCTATGGCCATTTGAATTGTGTACAG TTTTTGTTGGAAAGAGGAGCTAACTTGGAGGCAAAGGATGAGGACGGAGCAATTCCGTTGCATGATGCCTGTGCTGGAG GTTATCTGGAAATTGCCCAACTTCTTTTAAGCTCAGCAAATGATCCAGATCGTGTGAAGAGAATGTTGGAAACTATTGATATGGAAGGAGACACA CCTCTTCACCATGCTGCTAGAGGAGAGTACGCCAATGTTGTGAGGTTGTTGCTTGCTTATGGAGCTTCTCCAAGTACCACAAATTTATATGGGAAG ACTCCAGCTGAACTTGTTGATGCTGGAACTGAAACTAGGAGCATACTGGAAGAGGCTACAGGTGCTCTACTTGGCCACTAG
- the LOC130997843 gene encoding ras-related protein RABC2a-like encodes MGSSGQGQSNYDLSFKILLIGDSAVGKSSLLVSFISNVVDDLSPTVGVDFKIKFLTVGGKKLKLTIWDTAGQERFRTLTSSYYRGAHGIILVYDVTRRDTFTNLSDVWAKELELYSTNEDCLKMLVGNKVDRESERVVSREEGMSLAKELGCLFLECSARTRENVEQCFAELALKIMEVPRLLEEGSTVKRNILKQKQEHQTPSSGGCCS; translated from the exons ATGGGGAGTTCAGGGCAGGGGCAGAGCAACTACGATCTGTCGTTTAAGATCCTGCTCATCGGAGATTCCGCCGTCGGCAAGAGCAGCCTGCTCGTCAGTTTCATTTCCAACGTAGTAGACGATCTTTCCCCTACCGTAG GCGTGGATTTTAAGATCAAGTTTCTCACAGTTGGTGGGAAGAAACTGAAGCTTACCATTTGGGACACAG CTGGGCAAGAGAGATTTAGAACGTTAACAAGCTCATATTATAGAGGTGCTCATGGAATCATTCTTG TTTATGACGTTACAAGAAGAGATACATTTACAAATTTATCTGATGTATGGGCTAAGGAACTGGAGCTCTACTCCACTAATGAGGATTGCTTAAAGATGCTTGTTGGAAATAAAGTTGATAGG GAATCTGAACGAGTTGTTAGCAGGGAAGAAGGGATGAGTCTTGCAAAAGAGCTCGGATGTCTGTTCTTGGAATGCAGTGCTAGAACTCGAGAAAACGTTGAGCAATGTTTCGCAGAACTAGCATTGAAG ATAATGGAGGTGCCGAGACTGCTCGAAGAAGGATCAACGGTGAAGAGAAATATCTTGAAACAGAAACAAGAACATCAAACGCCTTCCAGCGGTGGTTGCTGCTCTTAA